Proteins from one Mycobacterium sp. HUMS_12744610 genomic window:
- the rpmG gene encoding 50S ribosomal protein L33: protein MARNEIRTTVKLRSTAGTGYTYVTRKNRRSDPDRLVLRKYDPVLRRHVEFREER, encoded by the coding sequence ATGGCGCGCAACGAGATCCGCACGACCGTCAAGCTGCGGTCCACGGCGGGCACCGGCTACACCTACGTGACCCGCAAGAACCGGCGCAGCGACCCGGACCGGCTGGTACTGCGCAAGTACGACCCGGTGCTTCGCCGCCACGTCGAATTCCGCGAGGAGCGCTGA
- the rpsN gene encoding 30S ribosomal protein S14, protein MAKKSKIVKNDRRRAVVARYAERRAALKEIIRSPSSTGAQRAAAQTELARQPRDASAVRVRNRDAVDGRPRGHLRKFGLSRVRVRELAHVGQLPGVRKASW, encoded by the coding sequence ATGGCGAAGAAGTCCAAGATCGTCAAGAACGATCGGCGTCGCGCGGTGGTGGCGCGTTACGCCGAGCGCCGCGCCGCGCTCAAAGAGATCATCCGCTCACCATCGAGCACCGGTGCGCAACGGGCGGCGGCACAAACAGAGCTGGCACGCCAGCCGCGCGACGCCAGCGCGGTGCGCGTGCGCAACCGCGATGCCGTCGACGGGCGTCCGCGCGGGCACCTGCGCAAATTCGGGCTCTCCCGGGTACGCGTCCGTGAACTGGCCCATGTCGGGCAGCTGCCCGGGGTGCGCAAGGCGAGCTGGTGA
- the rpsR gene encoding 30S ribosomal protein S18: MAKKTQRPRRPARPGLKSGKKNLLASLGLTAVDYKDTTTLRVFISERGKIRSRQVTGLTVQQQRQVATAIKNAREMALLPYPGQGVSR; this comes from the coding sequence ATGGCCAAGAAAACTCAGCGCCCGCGTCGCCCCGCTCGGCCGGGCCTCAAGTCCGGCAAGAAGAACCTGCTCGCCAGCCTCGGGCTCACCGCCGTCGACTACAAGGACACCACCACGCTGCGGGTGTTCATCTCCGAACGAGGCAAGATCCGTTCCCGCCAGGTCACCGGCCTGACCGTCCAACAGCAAAGACAGGTCGCGACCGCCATCAAAAACGCCCGCGAAATGGCGCTGCTCCCGTACCCGGGACAGGGCGTCAGCCGGTGA